A single genomic interval of Noviherbaspirillum cavernae harbors:
- a CDS encoding ABC transporter ATP-binding protein yields MSTSLLELKNVSRNFGGVTAIDGLNLDIKAGQLIGLIGPNGAGKTTLINLMTGVLRPTTGSIRLEGKDLLRLPPHRIARAGIARTYQIVQPFPHMSVLDNVAAAALFGGGASSFASAREAAREHLQFCGLEAVAAQSAGTLSLAGRKRLELARGLALKPKLLLLDEVNAGLNPNELDGAIALIRAIAARGVTILLTEHLMRLVLQVCQRIIVLHQGKLIADTTPGEVVRDAAVISAYFGERYAMKANHAGSTTTEGA; encoded by the coding sequence ATGAGCACTTCCCTGCTGGAGCTGAAAAACGTCTCACGCAATTTCGGCGGCGTAACCGCCATCGATGGGCTGAATCTCGACATCAAGGCCGGACAACTGATCGGTCTGATCGGCCCCAATGGCGCGGGCAAGACAACACTGATCAATTTGATGACCGGCGTGCTGCGTCCCACGACTGGCAGCATTCGCCTTGAAGGCAAAGATCTGCTGCGTCTTCCGCCGCATCGCATCGCACGCGCCGGCATCGCTCGGACCTATCAGATTGTGCAACCGTTTCCACACATGTCGGTACTGGATAACGTGGCGGCCGCAGCACTGTTCGGCGGCGGCGCGTCGTCCTTCGCCAGCGCTCGCGAGGCGGCGCGCGAACATTTGCAATTTTGCGGCCTGGAAGCGGTGGCTGCGCAATCGGCCGGCACACTTTCGCTGGCCGGACGCAAACGCCTCGAACTCGCGCGCGGGCTGGCGTTGAAGCCAAAACTGCTGCTGCTGGATGAAGTCAACGCCGGGCTTAACCCAAATGAGCTGGATGGCGCCATCGCGTTGATCCGCGCCATCGCGGCACGCGGCGTCACGATCCTGCTGACCGAACATTTGATGCGGCTCGTGCTGCAAGTTTGCCAGCGCATCATTGTTCTGCATCAGGGCAAGCTGATCGCCGACACGACTCCAGGCGAAGTCGTGCGCGATGCTGCCGTGATCTCCGCCTATTTCGGCGAACGCTATGCCATGAAAGCAAACCATGCTGGCAGCACGACAACGGAGGGGGCATGA
- a CDS encoding branched-chain amino acid ABC transporter permease — MKRFFQYTRTASLPLAIVAAVLVASGLITGDGSTYSLRLATTLAMYVALAYSWNLIGGLAGYPAFSTAAFFGLGAYIGGILQISGVSLGSAAVAAGAGTGLFAAVLGLILLHLRGHYFAIATVVIAEVLREIILNAPNVTGGGMGLNLPLLQGSVLDQAQMYFGAMTVCAFAAFATNILVVRSRIGFALNCIAQNEAAAATLGINARKFKVIAFTLSSVFPGIAGAIYASWVNYIDPTDVFDIGLSVKPIIMALLGGAGTLAGPLLGALSFVAVEEVVWRNLLNFHSGMLGVLIVLLVIWLPGGVISIWHGVVHRRKGGLQ, encoded by the coding sequence ATGAAACGCTTTTTCCAATACACCCGCACCGCCTCGCTTCCGCTTGCGATCGTTGCCGCAGTTCTGGTCGCTTCCGGTCTGATTACCGGTGATGGCAGCACCTATTCCCTGCGCCTGGCGACCACGCTCGCGATGTATGTCGCCTTGGCCTATTCGTGGAATTTGATCGGTGGACTTGCTGGTTATCCCGCCTTTTCCACCGCCGCTTTCTTTGGCCTGGGCGCCTACATCGGCGGCATCCTGCAAATATCCGGAGTGTCGCTGGGGTCCGCCGCAGTCGCGGCTGGCGCAGGAACAGGTTTGTTCGCCGCTGTGCTTGGGCTGATTCTGCTGCATCTGCGGGGGCATTACTTTGCCATCGCCACAGTCGTCATCGCGGAAGTGTTGCGCGAAATCATCTTGAATGCGCCGAACGTGACGGGCGGCGGCATGGGATTGAATCTGCCGCTGTTGCAAGGCTCGGTGCTGGATCAGGCGCAGATGTATTTCGGCGCAATGACTGTCTGCGCCTTCGCTGCATTTGCCACCAATATATTGGTCGTGCGCAGCCGTATCGGCTTTGCGTTGAACTGCATCGCGCAAAACGAAGCCGCTGCGGCCACACTGGGCATCAATGCTCGCAAATTCAAGGTGATTGCATTCACCTTGTCGAGCGTCTTTCCTGGTATCGCTGGGGCGATTTATGCCTCATGGGTGAACTATATCGATCCAACCGATGTGTTCGACATCGGACTGTCGGTCAAGCCCATTATCATGGCGCTGCTCGGCGGCGCAGGCACTTTAGCCGGACCACTTCTCGGTGCGCTCAGTTTCGTCGCCGTCGAGGAAGTGGTATGGCGCAATCTTCTGAACTTCCACAGCGGCATGCTGGGCGTCTTGATTGTGTTGCTGGTGATCTGGCTGCCCGGCGGCGTGATCAGCATCTGGCACGGAGTCGTGCATCGCAGGAAAGGGGGGCTGCAATGA
- a CDS encoding branched-chain amino acid ABC transporter permease, producing the protein MYWQIITNGLLLGGLYSCIAAGFSLVWGVLNIINILHGSLIVLGAYLAYFAHAQYGLNPFVIAVPVGLATFVFGYVIQRVSINRVIGKPVLITLSLTFGLDLILNDSMISLFQADYRKISFDPPLPIIEIGSVLIPVDRLIATAISLACVVVIWILLRSTRLGRAIIAVRADIATAPLMGIRVHDVYALSFAIAAALAGISGALLAAIFPISPLMAGGYLSKSFAICVFGGLGNLPGAIAGGLALGLIESLASAWFGPQYMVTVSFCVLLALLYFKPNGMFGKRGFE; encoded by the coding sequence ATGTACTGGCAAATCATCACAAACGGCCTCCTGCTCGGGGGGCTTTATAGCTGCATCGCCGCCGGCTTTTCACTGGTCTGGGGCGTGCTTAACATCATCAACATCCTGCATGGCTCGCTCATCGTGTTGGGCGCTTATCTGGCGTACTTCGCCCATGCACAGTACGGCCTGAATCCTTTCGTGATAGCGGTCCCTGTCGGGCTTGCGACTTTCGTGTTTGGCTATGTCATACAAAGAGTGTCGATCAATCGCGTGATCGGCAAGCCCGTGCTCATCACGTTATCGCTGACCTTCGGTCTGGACCTGATTCTCAACGACAGCATGATTTCGCTGTTTCAAGCCGACTACCGAAAAATCTCGTTCGATCCGCCGTTACCGATTATCGAGATCGGATCGGTGCTGATTCCCGTCGACCGATTGATCGCCACGGCAATCTCGCTGGCGTGCGTTGTCGTGATCTGGATATTGTTGCGATCGACCCGCCTTGGGCGGGCCATCATCGCAGTACGGGCGGATATCGCCACTGCACCGTTGATGGGAATTCGTGTCCATGATGTCTACGCCCTGAGCTTCGCCATCGCGGCGGCATTGGCAGGCATATCGGGCGCGCTGCTGGCAGCGATCTTTCCCATCTCGCCACTGATGGCAGGTGGTTATCTCAGCAAATCGTTTGCAATCTGCGTCTTTGGAGGCTTGGGAAATTTGCCGGGTGCCATCGCTGGAGGATTGGCACTTGGACTCATCGAAAGTCTGGCATCTGCCTGGTTTGGTCCGCAATACATGGTCACCGTGTCGTTCTGCGTCCTGCTTGCGCTGTTGTACTTCAAGCCGAACGGCATGTTCGGCAAGCGAGGATTCGAATGA
- a CDS encoding amino acid ABC transporter substrate-binding protein has product MKTIAPLPLLSLSRRTLLKASGAFLITATLTGHQGAASAADDVIRIGAPLPVTGALSPEGTKLRQGYDLWLEQVNAHGGIKVGNQRRKVELVFGDYQSNTPRAVQLAEKMIVEDKVNFLFSPFGSGATKAVSSVAEKYGTPMIASSASSNEVFNQGYKNLFGIYTDNSTLSEPIATLVRAKGPQIRRVAILARNDLYPLSLANEFEKSARKRGFEVVYFERYPIGTLDHAAAISQLRNSKPDWVIVTGYINDLILVRKQLADQKVTTPALTMINGPAYQEWAAASGDLAENVTTASWFHSVLRYKSNDLFGSTERFVKLFRDKYKADPDFTQASGAGVGVLLQLAIERAGSIDHEKVRAALRQGNFATFFGPLSFDATGIANSYTPPVFQIQNRKVAVVYPSEVKTADFQLGTR; this is encoded by the coding sequence ATGAAAACCATCGCACCTCTCCCTCTTCTATCTCTTTCGCGCCGTACTCTGCTGAAAGCCTCTGGCGCTTTCCTTATTACCGCCACACTAACGGGCCATCAAGGTGCGGCTTCTGCTGCGGACGATGTGATTCGCATCGGCGCGCCGCTTCCGGTAACAGGCGCTTTGTCGCCGGAAGGAACCAAGCTGCGACAGGGCTACGACTTGTGGCTGGAACAAGTGAATGCCCACGGCGGCATCAAGGTCGGCAATCAGCGCCGCAAGGTTGAACTCGTATTCGGCGACTACCAATCCAACACGCCGCGTGCCGTGCAATTGGCAGAGAAAATGATCGTCGAAGACAAGGTCAATTTTCTCTTCTCGCCATTCGGCTCCGGAGCGACGAAGGCAGTCAGCTCGGTTGCCGAAAAATACGGTACACCGATGATTGCATCGTCGGCATCCTCGAATGAGGTATTCAATCAGGGCTACAAGAATCTGTTCGGCATTTACACCGACAACAGCACGCTCAGCGAACCGATCGCCACCTTGGTGCGCGCGAAAGGTCCGCAAATTCGCCGCGTTGCCATCCTGGCGCGCAACGATTTATATCCGCTGTCGCTGGCCAATGAATTCGAAAAGTCAGCCAGGAAACGCGGCTTCGAAGTCGTCTATTTCGAACGCTACCCAATCGGCACGCTGGATCACGCAGCAGCCATCAGCCAACTTCGCAACAGCAAGCCTGATTGGGTCATCGTGACCGGCTATATCAACGACCTGATTCTCGTACGCAAGCAGCTCGCCGATCAGAAGGTAACGACGCCGGCGCTCACGATGATCAATGGTCCGGCCTATCAGGAATGGGCAGCGGCATCGGGCGACCTCGCAGAAAACGTGACTACCGCAAGCTGGTTCCATTCCGTGTTGCGTTACAAATCCAATGATCTCTTCGGTTCGACGGAACGCTTCGTCAAACTGTTCCGCGACAAATACAAAGCCGATCCGGATTTCACGCAAGCATCCGGCGCCGGCGTTGGCGTGTTGCTTCAACTCGCCATCGAGCGCGCCGGCAGCATCGATCATGAAAAAGTACGCGCTGCATTAAGGCAAGGCAACTTTGCCACCTTCTTCGGCCCGCTCAGTTTCGACGCAACGGGAATTGCCAACTCTTACACGCCGCCGGTATTCCAGATCCAGAATCGCAAGGTCGCCGTGGTGTATCCCTCTGAGGTGAAGACTGCCGATTTCCAACTCGGTACGCGTTGA
- a CDS encoding DNA-3-methyladenine glycosylase 2 yields the protein MEDLSHLAYDGASPLSRESCYRALAAKDTRFDGVFFTGVKTTGIYCRPVCTVKTPRESSCTFFASAAAAEAAGFRPCLRCRPELAPYALQQNLAHAVWQRIAAGALNDGDIERLAGEVGLSSRQLRRVLLQHFGVTPVELAQTQRLLFAKKLLQETRMPMADVAYAAGFGSVRRFNSLFAERYGIAPGDIRRATPQDDAVAQDALTLRLAYRPPFNWAHILRYLAGRAIGGVEAVQQERGVYLRSVRIGEVTGWMQVTHLQARHFLELQVAPSLAPVLMPLLAQVRAQFDLDANPAVIEAHLQGDPLLGTHIRTTPGLRVPGAFDAFELAVRAVLGQQVSVAGATTLSGRLVARFGEPGDTPFANVTHHFPRAGKLAATDIAAIAQIGLPQSRAQTIRHLAQFAAAGGLNMRPGMTLEEAVAHLKTVRGIGDWTAHYIALRALRFSDAFPVGDLGLQKAAAEDEPSGRLTEKQLAARAAAWTPWRGYAALILWTT from the coding sequence ATGGAAGATCTCTCACATCTCGCGTACGACGGCGCATCGCCTTTAAGCAGAGAAAGCTGCTACCGCGCGCTCGCCGCCAAGGACACGCGCTTTGACGGCGTGTTCTTCACCGGCGTGAAGACGACGGGCATTTACTGCCGTCCGGTCTGCACGGTCAAGACGCCGCGCGAATCCTCATGCACCTTCTTCGCGTCGGCGGCTGCGGCGGAGGCGGCGGGCTTTCGCCCCTGCCTGCGTTGCCGGCCCGAACTCGCACCGTATGCATTGCAGCAGAACCTCGCGCACGCGGTCTGGCAGCGCATTGCGGCCGGTGCGTTGAACGATGGCGATATCGAGCGCCTTGCCGGTGAAGTCGGCTTGTCGTCGCGCCAGTTGCGCCGCGTATTGCTGCAGCATTTCGGCGTCACGCCGGTCGAGCTGGCGCAGACGCAGCGCCTGCTGTTTGCGAAGAAGCTGCTGCAAGAAACGCGCATGCCGATGGCCGACGTCGCGTATGCGGCGGGATTCGGCAGCGTGCGGCGTTTCAATTCGCTGTTTGCCGAACGCTACGGCATCGCGCCGGGCGACATCCGCCGCGCCACGCCGCAGGACGATGCGGTTGCGCAGGATGCATTGACCTTGCGGCTCGCATATCGGCCGCCGTTCAACTGGGCGCACATCCTGCGCTATCTGGCCGGGCGCGCGATAGGCGGCGTGGAAGCGGTGCAGCAGGAGCGGGGCGTATACCTGCGCAGCGTGCGCATCGGCGAGGTGACGGGATGGATGCAGGTGACGCATCTTCAGGCAAGGCACTTTCTGGAATTGCAGGTCGCGCCTTCGCTCGCACCGGTGCTGATGCCATTGCTGGCGCAGGTGCGCGCGCAGTTCGATCTCGACGCGAATCCCGCCGTGATCGAGGCGCATCTGCAAGGCGATCCGTTGCTGGGCACGCACATCCGAACCACGCCCGGCTTGCGCGTACCCGGTGCGTTCGATGCGTTCGAACTGGCGGTGCGCGCAGTGCTGGGCCAACAGGTCAGCGTGGCCGGCGCCACCACTCTGTCGGGGCGGCTGGTCGCGCGCTTCGGCGAGCCGGGCGACACGCCTTTTGCGAATGTCACGCACCACTTTCCGCGGGCCGGGAAATTGGCCGCAACCGACATTGCGGCAATCGCGCAGATCGGACTGCCGCAATCGCGGGCGCAAACGATCCGGCATCTGGCGCAATTTGCCGCAGCAGGCGGCTTGAACATGCGACCCGGCATGACGCTGGAAGAAGCAGTGGCGCATCTGAAAACGGTGCGCGGCATCGGCGACTGGACCGCGCACTACATCGCGCTGCGCGCATTGCGCTTTTCCGACGCCTTTCCTGTCGGTGATCTCGGATTGCAGAAAGCCGCCGCCGAAGACGAACCTTCCGGCCGGCTCACCGAAAAACAGCTTGCCGCGCGCGCGGCAGCGTGGACCCCGTGGCGCGGCTATGCGGCGCTCATTCTATGGACGACATGA
- a CDS encoding methylated-DNA--[protein]-cysteine S-methyltransferase, producing the protein MISYSEYSSPLGTLLLAASEQGLCGVYFEEHKHFKGPQGWERSHDHPHLQAAMVQLNEYFEGRRTAFDLRLDLRGTEFQQAVWRELLSLPFGHISSYQSIAQCIGRPKAIRAAGTAIGRNPVSIIVPCHRVLGTSGALAGYAGGLERKRHLLAFERERSEDVTGTQKRQKMHDPVAPDHASLVV; encoded by the coding sequence ATGATCTCTTACAGCGAATACTCCAGCCCGCTCGGCACCCTGTTGCTTGCAGCGAGCGAACAAGGATTGTGCGGTGTGTATTTCGAGGAGCACAAACACTTCAAGGGCCCGCAAGGATGGGAACGAAGTCATGACCATCCGCACTTGCAGGCGGCGATGGTGCAGCTCAACGAATATTTCGAGGGGCGGCGTACTGCCTTTGATTTGCGTCTGGATTTGCGCGGTACCGAATTCCAGCAAGCCGTTTGGCGTGAACTGCTGTCACTTCCTTTCGGGCATATCTCGAGCTACCAATCGATTGCACAATGCATCGGCAGGCCGAAAGCGATCCGTGCCGCAGGCACCGCGATTGGGCGCAACCCGGTCTCCATCATCGTCCCCTGTCATCGCGTGCTGGGCACATCGGGGGCCTTGGCAGGATATGCGGGAGGATTGGAGCGCAAGCGTCATCTACTCGCATTCGAACGCGAACGCAGTGAAGACGTAACCGGGACGCAGAAACGACAGAAGATGCACGATCCGGTCGCACCGGACCATGCATCTCTAGTTGTCTAG
- a CDS encoding glycine zipper 2TM domain-containing protein, producing MITRSMISIIGAVALASALAGCGTPSRQQVGIGTGAVVGGVAGHAITGGSTLGTVGGAAAGGLIGNEVSKKK from the coding sequence ATGATTACGCGGAGCATGATATCGATCATCGGTGCGGTCGCGCTGGCTTCGGCATTGGCGGGCTGCGGTACGCCGAGCCGGCAGCAGGTGGGCATCGGGACCGGCGCTGTGGTGGGCGGCGTGGCAGGACATGCCATCACCGGCGGCAGCACGCTAGGCACGGTGGGCGGCGCAGCGGCTGGCGGCCTGATCGGCAATGAAGTGAGCAAGAAGAAATAG
- a CDS encoding GFA family protein gives MIHGSCLCGGVQYDYAGEFGTITVCHCSDCRKAQGTSTVVAAPVNAAQFRWRKGSELIAEYESSPGKKRAFCRRCGAPLYSRRDDAPEVLRLRMGTIDNAVDATPVAHIFTANVPAWAAMDDELPRYDGQEPGRG, from the coding sequence ATGATCCACGGAAGCTGTCTATGCGGCGGCGTGCAATACGACTATGCAGGGGAATTCGGCACCATCACGGTTTGTCATTGCAGCGATTGCCGCAAGGCGCAGGGCACAAGCACGGTCGTTGCCGCGCCGGTGAACGCCGCGCAATTCCGCTGGCGGAAAGGCTCGGAGCTGATTGCCGAATACGAATCATCGCCCGGCAAGAAACGCGCATTTTGCCGCCGTTGCGGCGCGCCGCTGTACTCGCGCCGCGATGATGCGCCCGAGGTGCTGCGGCTGCGCATGGGGACCATCGACAATGCGGTGGATGCGACGCCGGTCGCCCATATCTTCACGGCGAACGTGCCGGCGTGGGCAGCCATGGACGACGAATTGCCGCGTTACGACGGGCAAGAGCCCGGGCGCGGCTGA
- a CDS encoding DUF4870 domain-containing protein, with protein MNEIIETDPTKDECNLAMLAHLLGIFTGFVGALVLWLVRKDDGGFAAQEAKEALNFQITLAIAFVASILLKVILIGLLLIPLVFIANFVLSLVAAIAASKGKAYRYPFILRLVR; from the coding sequence ATGAATGAGATCATCGAGACCGACCCGACCAAGGATGAATGCAATCTCGCCATGCTGGCGCACCTGCTCGGCATCTTCACCGGCTTTGTCGGTGCGCTGGTGCTGTGGCTGGTCAGGAAGGATGACGGCGGGTTCGCCGCGCAGGAAGCGAAAGAGGCGCTGAACTTCCAGATCACGCTCGCGATCGCGTTTGTCGCGTCCATCCTGCTCAAGGTGATCCTGATCGGCCTGCTGCTGATACCGCTCGTTTTCATCGCCAACTTCGTCCTCAGCCTGGTCGCTGCAATCGCGGCATCGAAGGGCAAGGCGTACCGCTATCCCTTCATCCTGCGCCTGGTGCGCTGA
- a CDS encoding DNA topoisomerase III, with amino-acid sequence MTKTLIIAEKPSVANDIAKTLGGFTKHDEYFESDEYVLSSAVGHLVEIAVPEEYDVKRGKWTFTHLPMIPPHFALNPIAKTESRLKVLNKLIKRKDVTSLINACDAGREGELIFRLIAQYAKAKQPIKRLWLQSMTPGAIRDGFRHLRDDGEMLPLADAARCRSEADWLIGINGTRAMTAFNSKEGGFYLTTVGRVQTPTLSIVVEREEKIKNFVSRDFWEVRAEFICAAGIYEGRWLDTKFKKDETDPEKKAERLWSKAAAESIVAACRGKQGTVTEESKPATQIAPALFDLTSLQREANARFGFSAKNTLGLAQALYEKHKVLTYPRTDSRHLPEDYLDTVRQTLDVVAESNNYHQFASQILKNNWVKPNKRIFDNAKISDHFAIIPTTQAPKHLTEPEQKLYDLVTRRFMAVFFPVAEFQVTTRYTEVSGHQFKTEGKVMINPGWLAIYGKEAASDKDEENAGTLVPVAKDEKVRTEKISANGLVTKPPARYSEATLLSAMEGAGKLVDDEDLREAMAGKGLGTPATRAAIIEGLLNEKYLLREGRELIPTAKAFQLMTLLRGLGVDELTAPELTGEWEYKLAQMERGKISREEFMREIAQMTQVIVKRAKEYNNDTIPGDYATLKTPCPNCGGVVKENYRRFACTNCEFSMSKTPGSRQFEVAEVEELLQKREIGPLQGFRSKMGRPFAAILKIARDEDNNNFKLEFDFGQNQDEGEDGEGVDFTGQTPLGACPKCGSGVYEMGLAYVCEKTVAKPKACDFRSGRIILQQEILPEQMAKLLNDGKTDLLPGFVSQRTRRPFKAYLAKGKDGKIGFEFEERKAKAPAKGKAAAKDADEGTAAPAKTAAKKTAAKPATKTAAKKAVAKKTTARKVAA; translated from the coding sequence ATGACCAAGACCCTCATCATCGCCGAGAAGCCCTCCGTCGCGAACGATATCGCGAAGACGCTGGGCGGCTTCACCAAGCACGATGAGTACTTTGAATCCGACGAATACGTGCTGTCTTCCGCCGTCGGCCATCTGGTCGAAATCGCGGTGCCGGAGGAGTACGACGTCAAGCGCGGCAAGTGGACTTTCACGCATTTGCCGATGATCCCGCCGCATTTCGCGCTGAACCCGATCGCCAAGACCGAGTCGCGCCTCAAGGTACTCAACAAGCTCATCAAGCGCAAGGATGTCACCTCCCTGATCAACGCCTGTGACGCGGGCCGCGAGGGTGAACTGATCTTCCGCCTGATCGCGCAGTACGCGAAGGCGAAGCAGCCGATCAAGCGGCTGTGGCTGCAATCGATGACGCCGGGCGCGATCCGCGACGGCTTCAGGCACTTGCGCGACGACGGGGAAATGCTGCCGCTGGCCGACGCCGCGCGCTGCCGCAGCGAAGCCGACTGGCTGATCGGCATCAACGGCACGCGTGCCATGACCGCGTTCAATTCGAAGGAAGGCGGCTTCTACCTCACCACCGTCGGCCGCGTGCAGACACCGACGCTGTCGATCGTGGTCGAGCGCGAGGAGAAGATCAAGAACTTCGTGTCGCGCGACTTCTGGGAAGTGCGCGCCGAATTCATCTGCGCCGCCGGCATCTATGAAGGCCGCTGGCTCGACACCAAATTCAAGAAGGACGAAACCGACCCGGAGAAGAAGGCCGAACGCCTGTGGAGCAAGGCCGCTGCCGAATCCATCGTCGCTGCCTGTCGCGGCAAGCAGGGCACGGTCACGGAGGAATCGAAACCCGCCACGCAAATCGCGCCGGCGCTGTTCGACCTGACCAGCCTGCAGCGCGAGGCGAATGCGCGCTTCGGTTTCTCGGCGAAGAACACGCTCGGTCTCGCCCAGGCGCTGTATGAAAAGCACAAGGTGCTGACCTATCCGCGTACCGATTCGCGCCACTTGCCGGAAGACTATCTCGACACCGTCAGGCAGACGCTCGACGTAGTTGCCGAGAGCAACAACTATCACCAGTTCGCGTCGCAGATCCTGAAGAACAACTGGGTCAAGCCGAACAAGCGCATCTTCGACAACGCCAAGATCAGCGATCACTTCGCGATCATTCCGACCACGCAGGCGCCGAAGCATCTGACCGAGCCCGAGCAGAAGCTGTACGACCTCGTGACGCGCCGCTTCATGGCGGTGTTCTTCCCCGTGGCGGAATTCCAGGTCACCACGCGCTACACCGAAGTGTCCGGTCATCAGTTCAAGACCGAGGGCAAGGTGATGATCAATCCCGGCTGGCTGGCGATCTACGGCAAGGAAGCCGCCAGCGACAAGGACGAGGAGAACGCGGGCACGCTGGTGCCGGTGGCGAAAGACGAAAAGGTCAGGACCGAGAAGATCTCCGCCAACGGCCTCGTCACCAAACCGCCCGCACGCTATTCGGAAGCGACGCTGCTGTCGGCGATGGAAGGCGCGGGCAAACTGGTCGATGACGAGGACTTGCGCGAGGCGATGGCCGGCAAGGGACTCGGCACGCCGGCCACGCGCGCGGCGATCATCGAAGGTCTGTTGAACGAGAAATACCTGCTGCGCGAAGGGCGCGAACTGATCCCGACCGCGAAGGCGTTCCAGCTGATGACGCTGTTGCGCGGACTCGGCGTGGATGAATTGACCGCGCCGGAACTGACCGGCGAATGGGAATACAAGCTGGCGCAGATGGAACGCGGCAAGATCAGCCGCGAAGAATTCATGCGCGAGATCGCGCAGATGACGCAAGTCATCGTCAAGCGCGCCAAGGAATACAACAACGACACGATTCCCGGCGACTACGCGACGCTGAAGACGCCGTGCCCGAACTGCGGCGGCGTGGTGAAGGAAAACTACCGCCGCTTCGCCTGCACGAACTGCGAGTTCTCGATGTCGAAGACGCCGGGCAGCCGCCAGTTCGAGGTGGCGGAGGTGGAAGAACTGCTGCAGAAGCGCGAGATCGGGCCGCTGCAGGGATTCCGCTCGAAGATGGGCCGCCCGTTCGCCGCGATCCTGAAGATCGCGCGCGACGAAGACAACAACAACTTCAAGCTGGAATTCGACTTCGGCCAGAACCAGGATGAGGGCGAGGATGGCGAAGGCGTCGATTTCACCGGCCAGACGCCGCTCGGCGCCTGCCCGAAATGCGGCAGCGGCGTGTATGAAATGGGCCTGGCCTACGTGTGCGAGAAGACTGTCGCCAAGCCCAAGGCCTGCGACTTCCGCAGCGGCCGGATCATCCTGCAGCAGGAAATCCTGCCGGAGCAGATGGCGAAGCTGCTCAACGACGGCAAGACCGACCTGCTGCCCGGCTTCGTTTCGCAGCGCACGCGCCGGCCGTTCAAGGCCTATCTCGCCAAGGGCAAGGACGGCAAGATAGGCTTCGAGTTCGAGGAGCGCAAGGCGAAGGCGCCGGCCAAGGGCAAGGCAGCCGCCAAGGACGCCGACGAAGGCACGGCCGCGCCTGCGAAGACGGCGGCGAAGAAGACGGCGGCAAAGCCCGCAACCAAGACCGCCGCAAAGAAGGCTGTCGCGAAAAAAACGACGGCGCGCAAAGTCGCGGCCTGA
- a CDS encoding DUF494 family protein: MFDVLVYLYETYYRPDACPDSEALVKKLSAIGFEEDEISKALGWLTDLAEATNELSDNYPQQTAFSFGFRIYAQQEMDVLGTEAVGFIQFLESAKVINPVQREIIIERALAVSEPQISLDKLKVIVLMVLWSQGKEPDGLIFDELFSDDEDAEPRLLH; encoded by the coding sequence ATGTTTGACGTCCTTGTTTATCTCTACGAAACCTACTACCGACCGGACGCCTGCCCCGATTCGGAGGCGCTGGTAAAGAAGCTGTCGGCCATCGGCTTCGAGGAAGATGAGATTTCGAAAGCGCTCGGCTGGCTGACCGATCTGGCCGAAGCAACCAACGAACTTTCCGATAATTATCCGCAGCAGACTGCCTTTTCATTCGGCTTCCGCATTTATGCGCAGCAAGAAATGGACGTGCTCGGAACCGAAGCGGTCGGCTTCATCCAGTTCCTGGAGTCGGCGAAAGTGATCAACCCCGTTCAGCGCGAAATCATCATCGAGCGCGCGCTGGCCGTCAGCGAACCGCAAATCTCGCTCGACAAGCTCAAGGTCATTGTGTTGATGGTGCTGTGGAGCCAAGGCAAGGAGCCGGATGGCCTCATTTTCGACGAACTGTTTTCGGACGACGAAGACGCCGAACCTCGTCTTTTGCATTAA